The window GTAACCACATGCGCTTTGACCATCAAGAAGTAGCAAAGCTCCTGCCTCCAGATGCTGTGTACATCACCATCATACGTGACCCAGTGGATCTCTTTGAGTCGTCCTTCAACTATTATCACAGAGCAGTTCCTCTCACATGGAGTATCAATGGAGAGAACAAACTGGCAGAGTTTCTAAACAGTCCTCAGACCTTCTACAGCCCACAGGCTTTTAACTCATTCTACCTGAAAAATCTGCTCTTTTTTGACTTTGGTTTTGACAACAACCTGGAAGCTGATGATCCTCGTGTCATGAGGGATATTCATAACTTATCAAAACATTTTGATTTGGTTCTCGTAGCAGAGTATTTTGAGGAGTCTCTTATCCTGCTTAAGGACAAACTGTGTTGGACTATGGAAGACATCATGTATTTTAAACTCAATGCTCGCAGGAGCTCATCTGTATTTCGTCTGACCCCTGAGTTGAGAGCCAAAGCTTTACAGTGGAACGGGGCTGACTGGAGACTCTATCAGCACTTTAATGCTACCTTCTGGGCCAGAGTAGAGGCCTATGGGAGAGAAAGAATGAAACAGGAGGTAAATGAGCTGAGGAGAAGAAATGCTGCGATGAAAGCTATCTGTGTCGAGGATGGAGATGCGGTTGAAGCCCAAAAGATTCAGGACAGACGTTTCCTGCCCTGGCAGCCAGTTGGAGAGTCTTCCATCCTGGGGTACAACATGAAGAAAAATGTTCATCCAACATTCAGGACACTTTGTGAAAAAATGCTCACGCCTGAAATACAATATTTGTCAGATCTGGGCGTAAACCTGTGGCTTACTAGACTATGGGGTTGGTTAAAAAATTCTGTTTTTATAATTTGACTTGgattaaaaacatttacaacTACAATATAACAATTTGTCCTGCAACACAATGATGCCTATTTGAAACAATTGTTTTCCTCTTGTTTTAGAAAATCTTTCACTTTTCTTCTGAATGATGCATccataatgttcagtttttgtctCCTAGAATCTGTATTCGCATTTGGCTGCATAGAATGCTTTACATTTAGGAATTTTTACCACTCCCAAGTAGGCCTTCAGATGGGTCACAGTTAGCTAAGATACTTTTACTCATCATCCGTTGGCCTTTAATTGCTTCATTTAGTTGTACACTACATAAAAATAGTGTTTACACTCTTTTAAAAATAGGTTCAGGCTTAAAGTGTGAACAGTAAGACTCCTTATTGTTGTTGcctctaaattagtaaaattCTGCAGTTGATGATCACCTCCCTGGTAAGATTTATGTTTCATCGTCAAAGCTTATTTGGGTGATTGTCCACTGCAAGCACAAATGTTTCTGGGTCCTGGTGCTATTCTTTTGTTGATTCCACAGGAATCAAACCAGGGTGTAGCATCGATCTAACACTGAGAAATCAGTGATAGCTTTAATGTTAGAAGTGCAATTCTTATCATTCAGTGGTACAAGCAATGCTAGTGTGCCCCTAGAGGCCTAAGGCTTAGGTGCAGTTGCATGCAATGAATTTGAATGGTTTTGGCCTTGCAGTATCCACTCTGCTACTAAGCATACTTGGCCTTGCCTGACCCTGCCATAACTGTTTACATAACATGGCTTCATCATTTACAGTAACGATGGTCTGACATGGCATAAACAGCAGATCATTTTCTGTGcgtacattttgatttaatttagGCAAAAGCAAATGATTTATCAGTTACATGATTATTTTTGGTAGGTGGCAGCTACTGTTTGTAAACCATACTACTTTTTGCTGACCAGGCCAATATACAATATCATATAACTGATAACTTTGGATCTTTAGCACCACAGGTTACACATACAGGTTCATCTGAATAAGAGCTTTATCATTTTATGTCAAGTTTAATTGAACTActtcaaagattatttttggggcatttttaggcctttatttacaggacagctgaagaaatgaaagggagagagggaaatgacatgcagcaaagggctgcaggccAGAGTCAAACCCAGGactgctgcgttgaggagtaaacctctacatacgggcacctgctctaccaactgagctatcc is drawn from Sander vitreus isolate 19-12246 chromosome 16, sanVit1, whole genome shotgun sequence and contains these coding sequences:
- the gal3st1b gene encoding galactosylceramide sulfotransferase isoform X1, with translation MMSGIKGNKCTLKRRLILWVLLTNIMLVLYCLMNPTEVKIRGSQQDTCPLSIAKLKENVSMPSQSTEECSPRVDIMFMKTHKTASSTILNILFRFGEKHKLKFALPDGRNDFFYPSPFLCSQVKDYRPGDCFNIMCNHMRFDHQEVAKLLPPDAVYITIIRDPVDLFESSFNYYHRAVPLTWSINGENKLAEFLNSPQTFYSPQAFNSFYLKNLLFFDFGFDNNLEADDPRVMRDIHNLSKHFDLVLVAEYFEESLILLKDKLCWTMEDIMYFKLNARRSSSVFRLTPELRAKALQWNGADWRLYQHFNATFWARVEAYGRERMKQEVNELRRRNAAMKAICVEDGDAVEAQKIQDRRFLPWQPVGESSILGYNMKKNVHPTFRTLCEKMLTPEIQYLSDLGVNLWLTRLWGWLKNSVFII
- the gal3st1b gene encoding galactosylceramide sulfotransferase isoform X3, which gives rise to MGYDFRDCVHIWVLMMSGIKGNKCTLKRRLILWVLLTNIMLVLYCLMNPTEVKIRGSQQDTCPLSIAKLKENVSMPSQSTEECSPRVDIMFMKTHKTASSTILNILFRFGEKHKLKFALPDGRNDFFYPSPFLCSQVKDYRPGDCFNIMCNHMRFDHQEVAKLLPPDAVYITIIRDPVDLFESSFNYYHRAVPLTWSINGENKLAEFLNSPQTFYSPQAFNSFYLKNLLFFDFGFDNNLEADDPRVMRDIHNLSKHFDLVLVAEYFEESLILLKDKLCWTMEDIMYFKLNARRSSSVFRLTPELRAKALQWNGADWRLYQHFNATFWARVEAYGRERMKQEVNELRRRNAAMKAICVEDGDAVEAQKIQDRRFLPWQPVGESSILGYNMKKNVHPTFRTLCEKMLTPEIQYLSDLGVNLWLTRLWGWLKNSVFII
- the gal3st1b gene encoding galactosylceramide sulfotransferase isoform X2, with protein sequence MMSGIKGNKCTLKRRLILWVLLTNIMLVLYCLMNPTEVKIRGSQQDTCPLSIAKLKENVKDYRPGDCFNIMCNHMRFDHQEVAKLLPPDAVYITIIRDPVDLFESSFNYYHRAVPLTWSINGENKLAEFLNSPQTFYSPQAFNSFYLKNLLFFDFGFDNNLEADDPRVMRDIHNLSKHFDLVLVAEYFEESLILLKDKLCWTMEDIMYFKLNARRSSSVFRLTPELRAKALQWNGADWRLYQHFNATFWARVEAYGRERMKQEVNELRRRNAAMKAICVEDGDAVEAQKIQDRRFLPWQPVGESSILGYNMKKNVHPTFRTLCEKMLTPEIQYLSDLGVNLWLTRLWGWLKNSVFII